One genomic window of Paenibacillus xylanilyticus includes the following:
- a CDS encoding aldo/keto reductase, which translates to MEYRYLGKTGTKVSAFALGGSSFGTRASEDESIKIIDEALDFGINLIDTSNIYGKGESERIIGKAIKNKRQNVIVASKFGAEAADKINQNGASRGWIRTAVEQSLLRLQTDYIDLYQLHLPFEFVAYEEILVTLNDLVKEGKIHHIGTSNHLGWQIVHAQNISDRYHIQRFVSEQTPYSMINRRMEFELAEIAKLYDLSLFVYSPLSGGLLTGKYKAGQTAQSDSRAATLKGYADTLDPELAENEYKFKVIEKLQQLANEAGISLADMAIAFTQSHPFVTSTLWGPRTIDQLQAYISGSKVKLDTDVLDAIDAINPPGKRIDDKEQSWTPEWMSTERRRR; encoded by the coding sequence ATGGAATATCGATATCTTGGGAAGACAGGTACAAAGGTCAGTGCGTTTGCATTAGGCGGATCCAGTTTTGGAACTAGAGCAAGTGAAGATGAGAGCATAAAAATCATTGATGAAGCTTTAGACTTCGGAATCAATTTGATTGATACATCCAATATCTACGGAAAAGGGGAATCAGAGCGTATTATCGGTAAAGCGATTAAGAATAAACGGCAGAATGTCATAGTTGCTTCTAAATTCGGAGCGGAAGCTGCTGATAAAATAAACCAAAATGGTGCTTCCCGTGGATGGATACGAACCGCTGTTGAACAAAGCCTGTTACGTTTACAAACCGATTATATCGATCTTTATCAACTTCATCTTCCCTTTGAATTCGTTGCTTACGAAGAGATTCTAGTGACATTAAACGACTTGGTGAAAGAAGGGAAAATTCATCATATTGGAACTTCCAATCATCTGGGATGGCAAATTGTTCACGCACAAAACATTAGCGATCGATATCATATTCAACGTTTCGTAAGCGAGCAAACGCCATATTCTATGATTAATCGAAGAATGGAATTTGAACTTGCTGAGATAGCAAAACTTTATGACCTATCTCTGTTTGTGTACAGCCCCTTATCTGGTGGCCTACTAACTGGAAAATACAAGGCGGGTCAGACTGCACAGAGCGATTCACGTGCTGCTACATTAAAAGGCTATGCAGATACATTAGATCCCGAATTGGCTGAAAATGAATATAAATTTAAGGTCATAGAGAAGTTGCAGCAATTAGCAAATGAAGCAGGGATTTCATTAGCGGACATGGCGATTGCTTTTACGCAAAGTCATCCGTTTGTCACATCAACCCTGTGGGGACCACGTACCATAGATCAATTACAAGCCTATATCTCTGGGTCTAAGGTGAAACTCGATACAGATGTGTTGGATGCTATTGATGCCATTAATCCACCGGGCAAACGGATTGATGATAAAGAACAAAGCTGGACTCCTGAGTGGATGAGCACTGAACGGCGAAGACGTTAA
- a CDS encoding TetR/AcrR family transcriptional regulator, which translates to MIKNSTDMRVIRSRTLMENALIFILENEGIKGLSVKNLCKIAGINRGTFYLHFNDIFHLIEETEFVQGLLSVFEPINLQELMSHEYDNTAYPPITKAFQYLHVHASFFKSLICSGAPTELRERLQYLVGTRMFENLTKDPAYMFSDYAIAYLGNAQFGIIQHWFMTNRELPPEDIARILTAFIRKSPCLVYEGY; encoded by the coding sequence GTGATCAAAAATAGCACTGATATGAGAGTGATCCGTAGTCGCACACTAATGGAGAATGCCTTGATATTTATATTAGAAAATGAAGGTATTAAGGGGTTGTCTGTTAAAAACCTTTGTAAAATAGCTGGAATTAATCGAGGAACATTTTATTTGCATTTTAATGATATTTTTCATCTGATAGAGGAAACTGAGTTTGTTCAGGGATTATTGAGTGTATTTGAACCCATCAATCTTCAAGAGTTAATGAGCCACGAGTACGATAATACAGCTTACCCTCCGATCACGAAAGCCTTTCAGTACTTGCATGTTCATGCTAGCTTCTTTAAATCACTAATTTGTTCGGGAGCTCCAACTGAATTAAGAGAGCGACTCCAATATTTGGTGGGCACACGAATGTTTGAAAATTTAACAAAAGATCCAGCCTATATGTTTTCTGACTATGCAATTGCTTATTTAGGAAATGCACAGTTTGGAATTATTCAGCACTGGTTTATGACAAATCGTGAACTTCCACCAGAAGATATAGCGAGGATCTTAACCGCTTTTATCCGCAAATCTCCGTGTCTTGTTTATGAGGGTTACTGA
- a CDS encoding family 43 glycosylhydrolase: MDMNGLLDKLALNDCIPMGAILTENKLKLPALVNGMPIKWVSSHPAIITNEGKVTLPEKLARVTLQAAISGKGQSVRRDYVIPVVPKNEQAAYFCDNFSIPYVLVPGNTLHRQFGLGTIHWTGSLLVDTAGNILAPEGGSETVSLVSSFRMDGSIVASKTFEVRILGNDFGSVLAYTRVPMEDEQLYSTYLAYSLHLAYRSHPSKTYQSLHYNSGILYATATISTNNTIKEKGLRNPYLFHATDGTFGVVAVRINADGSADHESRGCILLWKTNDLISFTEIGQVHLGVDAYVREVTCKYNSSKGKYEIHWCDYSGKYYRNDMEDLYDVQTVSEPVPGRLLAHDMVRTDIEGAVEANVIEVEGDFGRNLLLRRSPLMNEAIEVPETAVIKTIDDIHAITATAIYTDGSKAVKQVKWNTDDINFHQSGSYEITGTVIQQFYPFPVAVDRADPHILRWQDKYYFIATNDDNGNIGLYVREADTIQGLFAPDTIEHVVLDKDELRGYTQTFWAPEFHAVGNDLYIFFAVSSSVWGPQAHIMKLKNQGRILNASDWELPIRMVNKDGVYLGAVREDGEALDITLDMTYLEVDGGSYVIWSWRRWSPEDSGSMLFIATIDPARPWQLTSDPVLITRPLYGWENNRHTINNEGPYCIVTDDYILITYSGGSANEPTYVVGTLTAKRGTDLLNPGSWVKSNAPVLSSLSVEKEYGPGHNSFVTDEYGNLMLVYHGIGPNPVGKRSVGLRRVHFNRDRLPVFDLSPDRDLNQELTQVKLRVIVEP; the protein is encoded by the coding sequence ATGGATATGAATGGATTACTAGATAAATTGGCACTAAACGACTGTATCCCGATGGGAGCCATTCTGACAGAAAATAAGCTTAAGCTTCCAGCTCTGGTGAATGGCATGCCTATAAAATGGGTTTCCAGTCATCCGGCCATCATTACCAACGAAGGCAAGGTAACATTACCCGAGAAGTTGGCACGGGTAACCTTGCAGGCTGCTATTTCCGGTAAGGGTCAGAGTGTGCGCAGGGACTATGTGATTCCGGTTGTTCCCAAAAATGAACAGGCTGCGTATTTCTGCGATAACTTCAGCATTCCTTATGTGCTTGTACCGGGAAACACACTGCACCGTCAATTCGGTTTGGGAACAATCCACTGGACCGGGAGTCTATTAGTTGACACTGCCGGAAATATCCTGGCCCCAGAAGGGGGAAGTGAAACCGTTTCGTTGGTGTCTTCATTCAGGATGGATGGTTCCATTGTTGCATCCAAGACTTTCGAGGTAAGGATTCTGGGTAACGATTTTGGGAGTGTTCTTGCCTATACTCGAGTACCAATGGAGGATGAACAGCTCTATTCCACTTACCTGGCTTATAGTCTTCATCTGGCTTATCGCAGTCATCCCTCCAAAACATACCAATCTCTTCATTATAATTCTGGTATTTTATATGCTACCGCCACGATCTCAACAAACAATACGATCAAGGAGAAGGGGCTGCGTAATCCATATCTATTCCATGCCACTGATGGAACTTTTGGTGTAGTGGCCGTTCGTATCAACGCTGATGGCAGTGCTGATCATGAGAGTAGAGGCTGCATTTTGTTATGGAAAACGAATGATTTGATCTCGTTCACCGAGATTGGTCAGGTTCATCTCGGAGTGGATGCGTATGTTCGCGAAGTGACGTGCAAATATAATTCCAGCAAAGGTAAATATGAAATTCATTGGTGTGACTATAGCGGCAAATATTACAGAAATGACATGGAAGATCTGTATGATGTACAAACCGTCTCTGAACCTGTTCCGGGAAGGTTGTTAGCGCATGATATGGTTCGGACGGATATAGAAGGCGCAGTGGAGGCAAACGTGATCGAGGTGGAGGGTGATTTCGGCAGAAATTTACTCCTTCGACGGTCGCCGTTGATGAATGAAGCTATTGAAGTTCCGGAAACGGCAGTAATTAAAACGATAGATGACATTCACGCCATTACGGCAACCGCGATATATACCGATGGCTCGAAGGCAGTCAAGCAGGTGAAATGGAATACAGACGATATCAACTTTCATCAGTCGGGAAGTTATGAGATCACCGGGACGGTCATACAGCAGTTCTATCCTTTTCCCGTCGCGGTCGACCGGGCAGATCCTCACATATTGAGATGGCAGGATAAGTACTATTTTATCGCAACGAATGATGATAATGGCAATATCGGACTGTATGTACGTGAAGCCGATACCATTCAAGGCCTGTTTGCGCCCGATACCATTGAGCATGTCGTTTTGGATAAAGATGAGCTCAGAGGATATACCCAGACCTTCTGGGCACCCGAGTTTCATGCCGTGGGCAACGACCTATACATTTTCTTTGCGGTCAGCAGTTCGGTATGGGGGCCGCAGGCTCACATTATGAAGCTGAAGAATCAAGGACGAATCCTCAATGCATCTGACTGGGAACTTCCCATTCGCATGGTTAATAAGGATGGTGTGTATCTGGGGGCGGTTCGCGAGGACGGCGAGGCATTGGATATTACACTCGATATGACGTACTTGGAAGTCGATGGAGGATCTTATGTCATCTGGTCCTGGCGCCGCTGGTCACCGGAAGACTCAGGTTCCATGCTGTTTATCGCTACGATCGATCCAGCAAGACCCTGGCAATTGACCAGTGATCCGGTGTTAATAACACGGCCGCTTTATGGTTGGGAAAATAACAGGCATACGATCAATAATGAAGGCCCGTATTGTATCGTTACCGACGATTATATTCTTATTACATATTCCGGTGGGTCTGCTAATGAGCCTACCTATGTCGTGGGAACCTTGACTGCCAAAAGAGGGACGGATCTCTTGAATCCCGGCAGCTGGGTCAAGAGCAACGCGCCTGTATTATCTTCGTTATCGGTAGAGAAGGAGTACGGCCCAGGACACAACTCCTTTGTTACGGATGAATACGGCAATCTAATGCTGGTGTACCATGGCATCGGTCCGAATCCGGTTGGCAAGAGATCTGTAGGTCTTCGCCGAGTACACTTTAACCGGGACAGGTTGCCTGTTTTTGATCTGTCTCCTGACCGTGATCTGAACCAAGAACTGACTCAAGTAAAGCTCAGGGTCATCGTAGAACCGTGA
- a CDS encoding TIM-barrel domain-containing protein, which translates to MFRTENGRLVREYDHERLWIEPWGEDSLRIRASYAEITDDDWALMPATQHRSEIMIDEEAATIVNGKIKAEIKRSGQILFYNQDGKLLLKETEKTYQLKYGGRELKAVPGGSDFSVKLRLESKPSEKLFGMGQYQHTFLNLKGCTLDLTHRNSQVSVPFVLSSEGYGFLWHNPAIGEVHFSLNGTQWHAPSTKQLDYWITAGDTPAEIEETYSAVTGRVPMMPEYGMGFWQCKLRYRTQEELLQVAREYKRRELPIDVIVIDFFHWTNQGDWKFDPQYWPDPEAMVRELQEMGIELMVSVWPTVQTESENYLYMIEKGYLLRSDRGVRTQFQFLGENAIFDATHPQARTFLWEMIKKNYYDKGIRIFWLDEAEPELSVYDHDIYRYHIGSSQQVGNIYPQKFSQTLYEGMAAAGQTHIINLVRTAWAGSQRYGALVWSGDIHSSFKVLGMQVRAGLNMAIAGIPWWTTDIGGFHGGDPQDSSFRECIIRWFQYGALCPVFRLHGDRVPFIAPSGTKGGGVCGSGSDNEVWSYGDEAYEIFKKYLHLRERLKPYISDIMRAAHEQGTPPMRPLFYDFPQDEEAWNIDDQYMFGPDLLVAPVLFEGERKRSVYLPLGSAWINAYSSERFQGGQTIIVEAPLEQIPLFTRDDAELPILG; encoded by the coding sequence ATGTTTCGTACTGAAAATGGTCGACTGGTCAGAGAGTATGATCACGAGAGACTTTGGATAGAGCCTTGGGGGGAGGATTCCCTTCGCATCAGGGCTTCTTATGCAGAGATAACAGATGATGATTGGGCGCTTATGCCTGCGACTCAGCACCGCTCCGAAATTATGATCGACGAAGAGGCTGCTACGATTGTCAATGGGAAGATTAAGGCTGAAATCAAAAGAAGCGGGCAAATTCTGTTCTACAACCAGGATGGAAAATTACTACTGAAAGAAACGGAAAAAACATATCAATTAAAATATGGAGGCAGGGAGCTTAAGGCTGTTCCGGGCGGCAGTGATTTTTCTGTTAAATTACGATTGGAATCGAAACCATCCGAAAAATTATTTGGCATGGGTCAATACCAGCATACCTTTTTGAATCTGAAAGGATGTACCTTGGATCTAACCCATCGCAACAGCCAGGTCAGCGTTCCCTTTGTTCTATCCAGCGAAGGTTACGGCTTTTTATGGCATAATCCGGCTATTGGTGAGGTTCATTTCAGCTTGAATGGAACACAATGGCACGCACCTTCAACTAAACAGCTTGATTATTGGATTACAGCGGGTGATACTCCTGCCGAGATCGAAGAGACGTATTCAGCCGTTACGGGAAGAGTTCCGATGATGCCTGAATATGGCATGGGGTTTTGGCAGTGCAAACTTCGCTATCGTACCCAGGAGGAATTGCTGCAAGTGGCCAGGGAGTACAAGCGCCGTGAATTACCGATTGACGTCATCGTAATCGATTTCTTCCATTGGACCAATCAGGGAGATTGGAAGTTCGACCCGCAGTATTGGCCTGATCCAGAAGCTATGGTTCGCGAACTGCAAGAGATGGGCATTGAGTTGATGGTTTCTGTATGGCCTACCGTTCAAACGGAGAGTGAAAACTATCTGTATATGATAGAAAAAGGCTACTTGCTCCGTTCCGATCGTGGTGTTCGCACGCAGTTTCAGTTTCTTGGCGAAAATGCTATCTTTGACGCAACCCATCCGCAGGCACGTACATTTTTATGGGAGATGATCAAAAAAAATTATTATGATAAAGGGATTCGTATTTTTTGGTTGGATGAGGCAGAGCCTGAACTCAGCGTATATGACCATGATATCTATCGCTATCACATCGGCTCCAGCCAGCAGGTCGGGAATATTTATCCCCAGAAGTTCAGCCAAACTCTGTACGAAGGGATGGCTGCAGCTGGACAAACCCATATTATCAATCTCGTGCGCACAGCGTGGGCGGGGAGCCAACGTTATGGTGCCTTAGTGTGGTCTGGCGACATACACTCCAGTTTTAAAGTGCTGGGAATGCAAGTGAGAGCGGGGCTGAATATGGCCATTGCAGGAATCCCTTGGTGGACAACAGATATCGGTGGATTTCATGGAGGAGATCCGCAGGATTCTTCTTTTCGTGAGTGTATCATTCGCTGGTTTCAGTACGGTGCCTTATGCCCGGTGTTTCGCTTGCATGGGGATCGGGTACCCTTTATTGCTCCATCAGGGACAAAAGGCGGCGGAGTTTGCGGAAGCGGATCGGATAACGAAGTATGGAGCTATGGGGATGAAGCCTACGAAATCTTTAAGAAATACCTGCACCTTCGTGAGCGTCTGAAGCCTTACATATCCGATATAATGCGGGCGGCTCATGAACAAGGGACACCTCCAATGCGCCCCTTGTTCTACGACTTTCCTCAGGATGAAGAGGCATGGAATATTGATGATCAGTATATGTTTGGTCCAGACTTGCTGGTTGCTCCCGTTCTGTTCGAAGGAGAACGAAAGCGCTCGGTGTATTTGCCATTAGGGTCAGCTTGGATCAACGCCTATAGTAGCGAGAGATTCCAAGGAGGCCAGACCATTATTGTAGAAGCACCTTTAGAGCAAATTCCGTTGTTTACGCGAGATGATGCCGAGTTGCCGATATTAGGATGA
- a CDS encoding AraC family transcriptional regulator produces MKKHQGYESQDSNGKFVTKDMKEKIQHGDKQFRMSVHKTYVPSFSNLVLYSHWNEELEFLIIEEGSAQFYIGQEKIKISSGDVLIIPPNMLHSASRVDQGEIVFYAVLVHYNFLSSFENDIIQSKYVSSLFLQQRQYPSVIPKDKDSQLGLFSVLREIIHVYWNKPAGYELKIKAMLFDILFRLEVCAKDMDSGMGRARGSHHSLLAIKLLAFIQENYSKRISLHDMANQVNMNPSYFCRFVKKQFDLTPLELLNQHRLLEAVNLLETTDKKIVEISNLTGFSNVNRFTETFKRAYGYTPTHYRSNILDCSCKYLGGTC; encoded by the coding sequence ATGAAAAAGCATCAAGGTTATGAATCACAAGATTCGAACGGCAAATTTGTAACAAAGGACATGAAGGAGAAAATACAGCATGGCGATAAGCAGTTTCGTATGAGTGTTCACAAGACGTATGTGCCAAGCTTTAGCAACCTTGTGTTGTATTCTCACTGGAATGAAGAATTGGAATTTTTAATCATCGAAGAGGGTAGTGCTCAATTCTATATCGGACAGGAAAAAATAAAGATAAGCAGCGGGGATGTTTTAATCATCCCCCCCAATATGCTGCATTCTGCCAGCCGAGTGGATCAGGGGGAGATTGTCTTTTATGCTGTACTGGTTCACTATAATTTTTTGTCCAGCTTTGAAAACGATATCATTCAAAGTAAGTATGTTTCCTCTTTATTTTTGCAGCAGCGGCAGTATCCTTCAGTCATCCCGAAAGATAAGGATTCTCAGTTGGGGTTATTTTCGGTATTAAGAGAAATCATCCATGTATATTGGAATAAACCCGCCGGCTATGAATTAAAAATCAAAGCCATGCTGTTCGATATTCTGTTTCGGCTAGAAGTTTGTGCAAAAGATATGGATTCAGGGATGGGCCGCGCCAGAGGGAGTCATCACTCCTTGCTGGCCATCAAATTACTCGCTTTTATTCAGGAAAATTACAGCAAACGCATATCGCTTCATGACATGGCGAACCAAGTGAATATGAATCCATCGTATTTTTGCCGCTTTGTCAAAAAGCAATTCGATCTGACTCCACTGGAATTATTGAATCAGCACCGATTGTTGGAGGCGGTGAATTTATTGGAAACCACGGATAAGAAAATTGTTGAAATCTCGAATTTGACAGGGTTCAGCAATGTCAATCGGTTTACGGAAACCTTTAAAAGAGCTTATGGTTACACCCCTACGCATTATCGAAGCAACATTCTAGACTGTTCATGTAAATACTTGGGAGGGACTTGCTAG
- a CDS encoding carbohydrate ABC transporter permease: MADRLYRLVVIVISIFTFVVIAYPLYFIVIASFSNSTMVNQGDVIFFPKGINFYGYEKIFVDSRIWQGYLNTIIYTVFGTLLNLVVTIPAAYSLSRREFRARKVIMPLFVFTMYFSGGMIPTYLLFRDLHLLNTPWVMIINGAVSVYNLIITRTFFESSIPDDLHEAALLDGCSHFRYLASVVTPLSKAVISVIALYYAVGHWNDFFNPLLYLNSDHLQPLQIILRNILLSNQAFADGAGSGAGAGAGSYAQQYADQIKFAVIIVSTVPLLVVYPFIQKYFEKGVMIGAVKG; the protein is encoded by the coding sequence ATAGCTGATCGGCTATATAGATTGGTCGTGATCGTCATAAGCATCTTTACCTTTGTCGTTATAGCGTATCCTTTATATTTCATCGTTATTGCTTCATTCAGCAATTCAACGATGGTGAACCAGGGTGATGTGATCTTCTTCCCCAAAGGAATCAATTTTTACGGGTACGAGAAAATATTTGTGGATAGCCGAATTTGGCAGGGGTATTTGAACACGATTATTTATACGGTTTTCGGCACATTATTGAATCTGGTGGTTACGATTCCTGCTGCATATTCCCTTTCACGCAGGGAGTTCAGGGCCAGAAAAGTCATTATGCCTTTGTTTGTATTCACTATGTACTTCAGCGGAGGCATGATTCCTACTTATCTGCTGTTCAGAGATTTGCACTTACTCAACACGCCTTGGGTCATGATTATCAATGGCGCAGTCAGCGTCTATAACCTCATTATTACAAGAACCTTTTTTGAAAGCTCCATCCCGGATGATCTGCATGAGGCTGCGCTTTTGGACGGCTGCTCACATTTTCGGTACCTGGCCTCTGTGGTCACTCCGCTTTCAAAGGCGGTTATTTCAGTCATTGCCTTGTATTATGCTGTCGGACATTGGAACGACTTCTTTAACCCTTTGTTATATCTTAACTCTGATCATTTGCAACCGCTGCAGATCATTCTGCGAAATATTCTGTTATCCAATCAAGCGTTTGCTGATGGAGCAGGATCCGGTGCAGGAGCGGGTGCGGGCAGCTATGCGCAGCAGTATGCGGACCAAATCAAATTTGCTGTAATTATCGTATCTACAGTACCGCTGCTAGTCGTATACCCTTTTATCCAAAAGTACTTCGAGAAGGGTGTCATGATTGGTGCGGTGAAAGGTTAA
- a CDS encoding ABC transporter permease: MKSMQKGNYQLWILVLPALIYIAVFAYGPMYGIQLAFRDFDFSKGFTGGDWAGFKYFEQYFNSPMFWPTLRNTFVIAFFSILLGFPMPILLALVINSIKNNKYKRILQTTVYMPYFISTVVMVALLQILLSPSTGVLDLFLKTFHLVPADVNLLGNPSAFVPVYVLSGIWQVCGWNSIIFIAALSTVETQLYDAAKIDGANRWQIVWNVEIPAIMPTIIILLILNMGSMLSVGFEKTFLMQNSLNKPVSEVISTYVFNVGVKSNQYSFGSAVGLFNTVVNFMFLMLANSVAKKSSNISLM; the protein is encoded by the coding sequence ATGAAATCGATGCAAAAGGGCAATTATCAATTATGGATACTGGTTCTTCCCGCTTTGATTTATATCGCTGTGTTTGCCTATGGTCCAATGTACGGTATACAGCTCGCCTTTCGGGATTTTGACTTCAGCAAGGGATTTACCGGAGGGGATTGGGCCGGATTCAAGTATTTTGAACAATACTTTAACAGTCCCATGTTTTGGCCAACGCTAAGAAATACATTCGTCATTGCTTTTTTCTCCATCTTGCTTGGTTTTCCCATGCCGATTCTGTTAGCACTAGTCATTAATTCGATCAAAAACAACAAGTACAAGCGCATTCTCCAAACCACGGTTTACATGCCTTATTTTATCTCGACGGTAGTTATGGTGGCTTTGCTTCAAATCCTGCTTTCACCTTCTACAGGAGTTCTTGACTTATTTCTGAAAACTTTTCATTTGGTTCCTGCCGATGTTAATCTCTTGGGAAACCCTTCCGCATTTGTACCAGTTTACGTCTTATCAGGCATTTGGCAAGTTTGCGGTTGGAACAGTATTATTTTCATCGCTGCACTTTCCACAGTAGAGACGCAGCTGTATGATGCGGCCAAAATTGATGGTGCTAATCGATGGCAAATTGTATGGAACGTAGAAATACCCGCCATTATGCCAACGATTATTATTCTGCTTATTCTGAATATGGGCAGCATGCTGAGTGTGGGTTTTGAAAAAACCTTTCTAATGCAGAATAGTCTGAATAAGCCCGTATCAGAAGTCATCTCTACTTATGTATTTAATGTAGGGGTGAAATCCAACCAGTACAGCTTCGGTTCAGCGGTCGGCTTGTTCAATACGGTCGTCAACTTCATGTTTTTGATGCTCGCGAACTCTGTCGCCAAGAAGTCTTCGAACATTAGTCTAATGTAA
- a CDS encoding extracellular solute-binding protein — protein MKKRIFRHALLAISMVSLVLAGCQSSRTDSGEDGSSGKTKLTAIIVKHSLTKDVNQMKWLKDLEDKANVEIDWQQITADWDQKKSALFASGQVPDLLFNATADSDFVQFNGLFEDMSSLIEQEAPNVKKMFDEHPELKTLAAESDGKIYGIPRYKGIWPDNIASMFINKTWLDNLGLEPPTTWDELESVLVAFRDGDPNQNGDSTDEIPMDFSGMPVGFSAKLLLGSLGLPLSEDSPNGYFVENAEVKNFFVDERFKTLVMFLQRLYSQNLINKETITQDYSKYQSLGRGNGNAAKIGFTWGWETGDRFGSVLKDQYITLPQLKHHADSTNELYWSYDHYTQNYGDNAVSISAKSKNKEAAMRFINEFYDPEVSIQVLFGGMNDTDKGIQDQGDGTYQILPPADPSIDPGSWKWTNTFADLGPYYIADSIQDKITLGTDMRSVLDEKAVYDELLKKADPKSNVYPQDFMKYTTEDINTLALNQANINNITDQKWAQWMTTGASIESEWDAYVKSVKDSGLTQNLEIRQRAYNEYLTTLK, from the coding sequence ATGAAAAAGCGGATTTTTAGGCATGCTTTATTGGCAATTTCCATGGTGTCCTTGGTACTGGCAGGGTGTCAGAGCAGTCGTACGGATTCTGGTGAGGATGGTTCATCAGGCAAGACCAAATTAACGGCTATTATTGTGAAGCATTCACTGACAAAGGACGTCAATCAGATGAAATGGCTTAAAGATCTGGAAGATAAAGCGAATGTAGAAATTGATTGGCAGCAGATTACTGCGGATTGGGATCAGAAAAAAAGCGCACTATTTGCCAGCGGGCAAGTTCCGGATCTATTGTTCAATGCAACAGCCGACAGTGATTTCGTACAATTCAACGGACTATTTGAAGATATGAGTTCATTGATTGAGCAAGAGGCCCCCAATGTTAAAAAAATGTTTGATGAGCATCCAGAGCTAAAGACGCTCGCAGCTGAAAGTGACGGCAAAATCTACGGTATTCCGCGATATAAAGGGATCTGGCCCGATAATATCGCGTCCATGTTCATTAATAAAACGTGGCTGGACAATCTCGGATTGGAGCCTCCAACAACCTGGGACGAGCTCGAAAGTGTACTCGTTGCCTTCCGTGATGGGGACCCCAATCAGAACGGTGATTCAACGGATGAAATACCTATGGATTTTAGCGGCATGCCGGTAGGTTTCTCTGCCAAGCTTCTGCTGGGAAGTCTGGGATTACCGCTGTCTGAAGATTCGCCAAACGGCTATTTCGTGGAAAATGCCGAGGTCAAGAACTTTTTTGTCGATGAACGCTTCAAGACATTGGTTATGTTTCTTCAACGCTTATACAGTCAAAATCTGATCAACAAAGAAACCATTACACAGGATTACTCAAAATATCAATCGCTGGGCAGAGGTAATGGCAACGCGGCGAAGATTGGATTTACGTGGGGATGGGAGACGGGAGATCGGTTTGGCAGTGTGTTGAAAGATCAATATATCACGCTGCCGCAATTAAAGCATCATGCCGATTCTACAAATGAACTTTATTGGAGTTATGACCATTACACGCAAAATTATGGAGACAACGCAGTTTCCATCAGCGCCAAATCCAAAAATAAAGAAGCCGCGATGCGATTCATTAACGAATTTTACGACCCTGAGGTCAGTATTCAGGTATTATTCGGCGGCATGAATGACACAGACAAAGGGATTCAAGATCAAGGTGATGGTACCTATCAAATTCTGCCTCCTGCGGATCCCTCTATAGACCCCGGATCATGGAAATGGACCAATACATTCGCCGATCTCGGCCCTTATTATATTGCTGACAGTATTCAAGATAAAATCACCTTAGGTACAGACATGCGAAGCGTACTTGATGAGAAAGCGGTATACGACGAGCTGTTGAAAAAAGCAGACCCGAAATCCAATGTTTATCCACAGGATTTTATGAAATATACAACAGAAGATATTAATACCTTGGCCTTAAATCAGGCCAACATCAATAACATTACCGATCAGAAATGGGCGCAATGGATGACCACCGGCGCGAGCATCGAAAGCGAATGGGACGCTTACGTAAAGTCCGTCAAAGATTCTGGACTTACCCAGAATTTAGAGATTCGCCAAAGAGCGTACAATGAATATTTGACTACGCTTAAGTAG